The Venturia canescens isolate UGA chromosome 4, ASM1945775v1, whole genome shotgun sequence genomic interval tttttggatttgaaagcttcttaaaagaatttaataatgacaaaatttggagttactaataaaatacttgtccaccgattgatatcataaattttaatgctgcacgtaattcaagtggtaacttttttcaattcattagaaaatacttggcctcgaattgatataataaattttaatgctgcacgtaaattagaaggaatttttttcaattgatttagctgttcgaattaaataagaagaatgaggcatcggtttccaaaatgatttcaagcgcgatttttcggttttttagtttttacttgttattagatttttttgacactttaaaaaatagatacagattagtttttttacagataatgttttttcaaaatttgtgaaaattttttcgaattgttctgtattttttcttataaaataatttttttgacaatttaaaaagaaaatttttttaaagttttttttatggatggaattatcagcaaacgagggaccatcaatgtacttgtcccaaccttttttttctaggggaagtttatggtttgatatcgcgtcttttttctcaaaagttccttatttatgttcagttgactataggattttagtttaaatcctatagtcaacgtCCTATTTTCAAAagtcctatttttcgtcaaaattgtactggacatatttcgtcacaggtctgtcctcggactttggcgattttttcccttgtactctaatatgttttgtcaattaggaacccaagagcacggccgcaagcgggttggaggccgggatatgattttcggtttatagcgtaggtttacacgaaaaaagacctatttttcgtaaaaattgaactggaaatatttcgtcacaggtctgttcttggactttggcgatttttttccttgtactctaatatgttttgtcaatcaggaacacaagagcatggtcgaaagcgggttggaggccgggatacgattttcggcttataacgttgggttccactaaaaatgacttatttttcgtaaaaattgaacaggaaatatttcgtcacaggtttgttcttggactttggcgatttttttccttgtaccctaatatgttttgtcatttaggaaccaaagagcacgatggaaagcgggttggaggccgagatatgattttcggtttataacgttggtttctacgaaaaaagacctatttttcatcccaattgtactgaaaatatttcgtcacaggtctctccttggacttttgcgatttttttccttgtactctaatatgttttgtcaattaggaaccaaaaagcacggtgaaaagcaggttgtaggtcgtgatatgattttcggcttataacgttggtttccacgaaaaaagacctaaatttcgtcaaaattgtactggaaatatttcgatagaggtggAGAGCGGTTGGTCTGATGGACAAGGACTCGGGCCCGCAATCTGCGGGTCCCGGGTTCGAATCCCGGCCAAGAcaccaatgaaaattgaaaatattttcaagtgttttctaCTGTGATCCCGGGTGGTTCGGACTCCACCTTGATAAATCCACGGCCAAACACCTCTCTGTGATGCATGTGCGGTCGGTGTACGGCTTCGGGGGCCTCCCGTGGACGGTTCTCATCGTGCGGTGATGGCCCTCTAGCCGTGCACTGGCTGGCGCAATGTACCACAGTAGAGGAGGTGCATGTTTGAGCACCTCTGGTGGGAGCGCTTGAGCGTACTCGCACTGCCATCCGAGGGGATCAACCAAGTACCGGCTGTATCGGCAAGGTTTTCTGCAGTCTCCCTTCGCTCACGGCAAATGCGATACAGTGGGGAGTAAGTCGGCTGCAGCCGCAACGggcgggggaaaaaaaaatgtggaatggGGACAAGGGGGGAGAACGTAAAAACCGAGAAGGTatacgagtggaaaaaattaataataaaaaaaaaaaaaatatttcgatagaggtttgttcttggactttggtgatttttctccttgtcttctaatatgttttgtccattggaaactcaagagcatgtagcaatgcttgttgcgggctgagatatgatttccggcttataacgttagtgaaaagaaaggaaaaaaggaaagatagatcaaattcaagacacaacgaatccaacagaattagccatttttaaatgtcgtttttgaattctgaatctagacattttcgtgtcatccaaaacatgcccccgatgaaatatatttccaaagtttgcaagtggccgcggagatccaattatctacagtttgatagttgcagaaaaaaggcaccgggaaaaatttattttgtcagaattcaaagaagtaaaaaaaactgagcgtacttgattcaacagagcaacggaattcaaagacgtttaaggtacctgcattgcttgtagaggaaaacaatttcatttcaggataatttagaaaaaaattaggaaattcagaaatttagcatagaatttagaaaaaggaaaattaagataattagtaaagctgaaaacttttgtgattaatttttgaaattacatgttacggttggagtaaaaaatttaaataattgacacacatgctgcgacacaaaaatatcaaagtttgaaggtattcgctccataccgcagtaatacaaactttaatactatttgaaaagaaatactttaaaacttgctgaacaaagttccattatatattaccataatcaaagatagggggtgatacttagcacatattcttatccacagaaatttccaagttcttaggtatctgctgcggttcaatgtatctgcgcaatgagtttggaagacaacaatttcaaatccatccataaatgagtcactgaagacttttgtaatgaatttttcacttcatatttatgttacggtgcgagtcaaaaaataaaatgaatggcacagtatataaattttatagtttgcagatttttgctgtatttcaatgatccaaatgaatagtattagagtgaaaagttgttagaagtcatgatgttacattaaaatgacatagcgcacataacattcagaaattctgtaggtttccatgatgttggcaggtattatacttaatcgcatcgaaaactgagcaactgtacacttatcataatgaatgttttcaccaataattccacatttgcagtttgcagaataggaatactcaacaaacacgtcatttcataattattgttgtcaaaatttatgtatgccaagattcaactttttatatcatcagcaaaaaaaagcatccaaagactttttggaacaagtttcaaaatttattactcgacagacccggtggaaaaagaataactacacttatatcaagaccagaatctgttttgagaatctgttgtacaaaatgtgcgattgatgatcataattggaaacctcttgaatcacgttaccacaatcagcatgaagaaatagtagaaaatcataggacacatattaggcaaccaattaataatatgtatctatccgctgcaaaccgattgagtcaaaacaaggatcggaaagaccagagccaaactcaataggaaacaaaatatgggaatattcaaaaataatgttgacacaagaaataaattagaaaacatttattcgattggagtttctcacattatacactaacagttccgtgtgttcttgatttattaattatcaaccatattatttcatatcgcaaaaagaaaatgtgacgttttaggttgacgaacatttttccttacaacttccagacctatttttgataaactgatttgccttatttatattattcactaactatgcgaacttttgttacatttgtcccacacttcgtaacatcaaaccccggccggttcgttattaccacacaggtatcaaagggcactcgtatatataacctacattattacacatgatatataatcacgcaactgatgatatatttacactgcacaatattccgcgcactctggtttaattgaaagattatctcagttgacacttatttccaatcgaacgaaataatgaaatcttgaaaagtttcgttgacatatgcatcgcgcattttttaatattttttatcttcacacacagatcacagtctacatttacgcggccgcttttataccggtttagtattccacaagttttaacaaaataaatatcaaaatgcacttcgttagatgacgtgaaaattatttttattttcccgcacgcacttcataacatcataaccccaaatgtcaacatgacctgaaacttcagctggtgactttcgagtactttcgagctctcgagtttcttagctttccgccaaacttccttgctctttttcttgaatgtcattggcccaaaaattctctcactcttcattggttgcaacaaaatttctctcaccagggattggtgatcatgggggccaagaggcctatgtttgttgcggttggagtacgcgtatacagatacgtaaaatcctgaatgtgttagtaacttttgcataatcttaagcccgtgcaaagttttttctcagaaattacgacaccgagcatgctgattttggactcattcgacagagaacttcttaattagctaaaagtttaattttcaaagccgtacataactcatgagctttgcaattaaagaaaatcacatgccaattttacccccaccaccgcgaatcgttttattcagagaaaatatagtctcggcgagagcctcaggccagcagacgacggggctgtcaatgtatttgtcccgagactctaccgagtctcttgatcgaaACTTTGactttaagggggtgaaacgGGGGTTGAAAGTTGAAGCATCATTATTATGTGTATGCTCCCTATATGtagagctttttttttatcgaaaatgagacttgtctccagttgaatgaaaatcaaaactgaaaaagattaaaaaatttaagggggtaaaacggGGGTTGAGAGTTAGTGATTATTATATTTGTAGATCCTAATTTCAACCACGCAACCATCACATTTGTCTTAAACTTGGTTAAGCACGATGATAATCTAACCAAGACAAAGGGGCGGGGAGGGGGGAATAAGAATCGGAATTATCGCACCATTATGATTTCTGTGGCCCTCccattaattttaaaaaatttataacgatTTCTCGGGGGGCTCAGCCCCTCACCCCGCTGGGGGCTCCGCCCCCTGGACCCCCTTTGGTGTTCCACACACGTTGTCTACGTTGTTAGCATCGAAAAcattggggggggggggggggggggcgttgTGCCACTTGATGGCCATATTGGCTTAACTGAAAACTTCGTTTCACAAGTACATGGGTTAGTTGAATATTGTGCAAATGTGCAATATATAAAAGGGGTTCAAGTTAGATTTCTCGAGAAGGCTCGGAAATATTGCCAAAAAAACATATGCAGACGCACTGAAAGAGAACAGAGCATACAACACAATAACTTTCAATACTGAAACTATTTTGTCCATATAcatgtttttcattatttataagACGTTACGGAGAACTATTTGACTCGATTTGTCCTTGTTCATCTTTTGCTACACAAAATAGATGGGCTTTTAACGGAAGCACATTACagtaaaaagtttttaatactGAAAACGTAATCATAGTATTATATATAACAAACGGCCCTTATCAGGGCCAGGAATTCTAAGCAAACAACCTCTACGTGGTGTTTTCCGGGTAACGCTAATAGTCTGCAATTGAGCGCGCGCATTACGAAAAACAAAGTGCAATGGTTTCCTACAATATTAAAACCACCATTTTATATTTCGAGAAATCATTTCAACGCAAGATGTACCTACCCTCACATAGCCGCGCGCGCTAGAAATTTATCATCAATAGCCAAGAAAgcacttttttccaactttaaATGGTCATAACTCCTTAAGGAAGGCGAATcagcgaaaattttattcttgaaattctttttattctgGTCAAAATATGCAGAATCAATCACCAAATCTTGGCGCCTCGGAAATCGTACTCTCCCCAAGACGCCAAATAAGATGAAATTGTAGCAGGTAAAAGAAATAACAATACGAAAAAGAATGACGGAAGATGTGGTTAGTTTATTAAGGcatcaaaaaattattggcTATGCCAGTCAAATATTCGAACGCCGTCCTCTTCGAAAATTGGCGCACAATTTCGGCTAATCGAGCGTCAGCTTCCTGATATTTCCGTCGCTTGTAAGGGGGCTGGACTCCATTAAGGTACGCCGCATAATGGgcatctctttttttttggatcaCTCGGAGGCCATCGATAAATttcgcacgcacgcacgcacgcacgcacgcatgcacacgcacacacacgcacacacacacacacacacacacacacacacacacacacacacacacacacacacacacacacacacacacacacacacacacacacacacacacacacacacacacacaaaagtacgcacacacatacatacacacacacacacgcaagCACAAAACTTACCTCAAACCACTCTAATACAGCTTGCAAAGATTCGGGCAATTGGCTATAAAGTCTCTGAACCACATCTTCAAGGTGATCTATCGGAACAAAAGCGAGGGCTACAATCATTCGCGCTTTCAGCGCAAAATCAGCATCACGTTTTATTGCGCCAGCAAGTGTTCTCTGCCCAGCTTTCTTTTTATGTTTTGCGCCAAGTGAAAAAGGCAACCCCGAATTGCCGCAGTTGGGAAGTGTTCCGTAACGGCATTGATGATGGCCATCTCATAGTCAACCGAGACACTTTCCGGCTCGAAATTAGGCCAAACCGTTTTAATCAGACGGAAGAGAGAACAATACgtcgtttctcttttattgGGCAGAAGAGCATATAGAACGGGAAATACAAATCTTTCACGTTCGACCAGGATAACGAACACTTGCTCAAACAATGGAGGGGCCAGTTTGAAAGTGCCatcgatataaattttcttcatcaaATGGCTCCATTCTTTGGCATCTTCTCGACCGAATAGTAAAATTCGACTCTCATCGTCATTTCCGGTATCGcccaaaagaaataaaattgtttcgtcGTCCGATATCCGATACTGCGTGTATGATTCCGGCAAAACGAGAGACTTAAGGTCGAGTGGACACGGTGGTACACGTTGAAAATTGCGCCTTTTACGCTGCACAATTTTGCGCATGGCATCGGGACGTATCTGCCCTTGAACTGCAGTCGATGTTCCTGCCAGTGCCGTAGACAATAATTGTGCTGGAGTCTCAACACTTTCCACAGctcgtttttttaattggttttttattttttccacggCGATTCCTGCAGTATCACTCCCGTGCGTATGATTGTTTGTCGCGAACAAAACCTATAATGTCGAGTCAATAAATAcaaaagcatgaaaaacatCCAACCATCCACACCGTAACATCTTAAGCACACACCAAAATGCATACTCAAGCACACACCTAAGCAAACACTCATGCATGCACACAAGCACATACCCAAGCACCTGCACGCGAGCACACCTAACCACTCACGCAAACATCCACACAAGCACACACCCAAGCACCCACACAAACACACAACCGAGCACTCCCACGACCACACAGGCAACTACACACGCGAACTCATCCAAGCAACCAGAGAAGTACAAGCCAAGCATTCGCACGAGAACACATACGAACGCACATCCACGGATCTACACAAGCACACACCCAAGCATCCATACATTCACAAAATCAAGCACACATCAGAATACACATATAAGCCGCACACCCACACAAGCACACATCCAAGCACTCATACGAGCACACCCACGCATCCTCATAAGCATACACACAAGCATCTCCATAGTCATAAACTCACGCACACATCCGAGCCACACACACGCATCCGCTCGAGCACATCCAAGCACTTGCACGAGCACACACCCGACACACACCCACGCATTCACACAAGCACACACCCAACCATCTACACAG includes:
- the LOC122408954 gene encoding uncharacterized protein; this translates as MDHCKARLHTSAITDEVLFATNNHTHGSDTAGIAVEKIKNQLKKRAVESVETPAQLLSTALAGTSTAVQGQIRPDAMRKIVQRKRRNFQRVPPCPLDLKSLVLPESYTQYRISDDETILFLLGDTGNDDESRILLFGREDAKEWSHLMKKIYIDGTFKLAPPLFEQVFVILVERERFVFPVLYALLPNKRETTYCSLFRLIKTVWPNFEPESVSVDYEMAIINAVTEHFPTAAIRGCLFHLAQNIKRKLGREHLLAQ